The nucleotide window GACCGTATCCACGTCCTTCGCGCGTTCGAGTACGTCACCGCCTTTGAACAGGACGCCGTTCTGCGCGCCGATAGTCGTCCCGACCATCGTCGCCGCGGGCGTTGCTAATCCGAGTGCGCAGGGACAGGCGATGAGGACCGACGAGGCGAAGACGACGACGGCGAACTCGAACGCCGAGAGGGCCGCCGGGCCACCGCCGACCAGTCCCCACAGGGGGAGCGACCCGACGAATTCGGCGAGCGTCACGGGGAAGAAGTACCAGACGACGCCCCAAAACAGGGCGTTCAGGATGACCGCAGGGACGAAGTACGCCGAGATTCGGTCGGCGAGGTTCTGGATGTCAGGTTGCCGCGACTGCGCCTCCTTAACCGTCTGCACGATTTGCTGGAGAGCGGTGTCCTCGCCGACGTTCGTCGCCTCGACGACGAGAACGCCGTTTTCGTTGATAGTCGCGCCGACGACTTCGTCGCCCTCGGTCTTCTCGACCGGGACGGACTCTCCGGTGACCATCGACTCGTCAACCGCGCTCTGGCCGTCTACGACGACGCCGTCGGTCGGGATCTGTTCGCCGGGTCGAACCTTCATCCAGTCGCCGACTTCCACGTCCTCGATAGGGACTTCGCGTTCGGTCCCGTCATCAGCAACGAGCGTCGCGGTGTCGGCTTCCATCTCCAGCAGCGTCCGGAGCGCTTCGCTGGCCTGTCCCTTCGACCGCGCTTCGAGATAGTTCCCCAGCGTGATGAACACGAGGATAAGGGCGGCCGTATCGAAGTACAGACCCTCACTAGCGAGGAGGTCGAAGAGAACGACAACTGAATAGATGTACGCGGTGGACGAACCTAACGCGATGAGCACGTCCATGTTCGCCGTCCGGTTCTTGACGAGCGCCTTGTACGCGTTCCGGTAGAACGGCCATCCGAGGATACCCTGTACGGGCGTCGCTAATGCGAACTCGACCCACCCGAACTGGACGCCGAACACCTCCTCGGGGAGCGTACCACCGAGGATGAGTTTGTCAACGAGGAAGAACAGAAGCGGCACAGAGAGTGCCGCGCCGAACAGCGTGAGGCGGAGTTGCTTGCGAATCTCCGACTTCCGTGCGGCGTCGCGGCGGTCTTCTGCCGACTCCTCGCCGCCCTCATTCTCACGGACGGGCGAGTAACCCGCGTCCTCGATAGCGCTGTAGAAGTCCGGGCGCGACGCTTCGGCCGGGTTGTACGTAACCTGCGCTTCGTCGGTTGCGAAGTTCACGTCCGCCGAGACGACACCCGGCGTCGATTCGAGTGCCTCCTGTACCGTCTCCGAACAGTTCGCACACGACATGTCGGTAATACCGATTGTCGTCGTCTCCGCCACCGGCGAGTATCCTGCATCGTCGATGGCGTCGTAGACGGCCCCCAACGAAACCTGCTCGGGATCGTACTCGACGGTTCCCTCGTCAGTGGCGAAGTTCACATTCGCCTCCGACACGCCGTCTACGGATTCGACGGCGTCGGCGACTGTCTGCGAACAGTTCGCGCAACTCATCCCCTGTATATCGATCCGACTTCGGCGCCGATTCATATCTCTAGATACGTCGGCCTTATTCAACCGACTTTCCCTTTTGAATACACAACTATCGGGGGAAGACAACATTAGAATTCAAAGTGAGTTCGAGATCCACGATGGTTATCCGGTCATTTGGTGAGACGCAGTCAGGACTCACTACCAAACGAGTACAGATCACGGAGTGAGACTGCCGTTTCGTCTTTCCGGTCGTCGTTTCGATATGATACCGATCTGTAAGCAGAAATCGGGATAAGGCAGATGAGTGAACTGATCAGGGGGTGTGTTGTCACAGCAAAGATGAGACACGTCGAGAGATGGGAAAACAGGCGGAGCGTTTACGACGAGCGTCGTGAACTCACCACTGCCATTCCTCGCGTGGATCAACGGCGTCCTCGGCGCGGTCGAAAACGTGTTCGCCGTCCACGAAGACGTGCTGTGCGCTGGTGTCGAACTGGTAGAACGGGCCGTCCCAGACGACGATATCGGCATCGGTCCCCTCCGCGAGCGTTCCGACACGGTCCTCGATGCCGAGGATTTCGGCGGGGTTGCGCGTCACCACGTCGAGTGCGGCCGCTTCAGGGAGTCCCTCGCGGACGGCGAGTCCGACACACACGTCGAGGTGCCGCTGTGGGAGGACCGGGGCGTCAGTCTGGATAGCGACGTTCACGCCAGCCTCGTGGAGGATACCGGGCGTTTCGAACGTGATGTTTCGCAGTTCGTACTTTGCGCCGGAGTACAGCGACGGTCCGCACACAGCCGGAATGTCACGCTCGACAAACTCCTCGGCGATAAGATGTCCCTCCGTCGCGTGTTCGATAGAGATGTTATCGATACCGAACTCCTCGGCGATGCGAAAGACAGTCATGATGTCGTCCGCGCGGTGGGCGTGGACGCGCAGCGGTAAATCGCCCTCTACGACACGGGCGAGGTTCTCCAAACCGAGGTCACGGTCGAACGGTTCGCCGTCCTCGACGGCCTTCTCACGTTTCGCAACGTAATCTTCGGCGTCCATCAACGCCTGTCGAAGCGTCGCCGCGACACCCGGACGGGTTGCAGGCTGTCGATCCTTCTGTTCACCATGGAACCGCTTCGGATTCTCCCCCATCGCAGCCTTCATGCCGTCTTCGCGGACGAGCATCCGGTCGGCCACGTCACCGTACGTTTTCATCGAACAGATGACGCCGCCGACGACATTCCCCGACCCCATCCGTGCGGAGACGGTAGTAACGCCGTTTTGGAAGGCGTACTTCAGTTCCTCGTCGCGCGGATGGAACCCGTCTAAGGCGTTCACGTGCGGCGTTACCGGATCCGTGCCCTCGTTTATGTCACCGTCCTCGGGTTCACCCCACTCCGCCATCCCGGCGTGACTGTGCGCATCTACGAGTCCGGGTGTTACGGGCGCGCCGTCTACGTCTATCTCGGTCGCTTCCGGTGGCGCATCAACGTCACCAACGGCCACGATTTTTCCGTCTTGAATAGACAGGTCACCCTCGACGGTGCCGCGGTCCGTCGCCGTGTGGAGCGTGGCATTGCGAATAACGTACATATCAACTTGTCAAAGGTCATCATACAATATGTTTCGGTTCGAAAACAGTACTGCCGCATCGACTCGAACGCAGAGACGGCCGCACAAAGCAGAGTGGT belongs to Halogeometricum borinquense DSM 11551 and includes:
- a CDS encoding heavy metal translocating P-type ATPase, with translation MNRRRSRIDIQGMSCANCSQTVADAVESVDGVSEANVNFATDEGTVEYDPEQVSLGAVYDAIDDAGYSPVAETTTIGITDMSCANCSETVQEALESTPGVVSADVNFATDEAQVTYNPAEASRPDFYSAIEDAGYSPVRENEGGEESAEDRRDAARKSEIRKQLRLTLFGAALSVPLLFFLVDKLILGGTLPEEVFGVQFGWVEFALATPVQGILGWPFYRNAYKALVKNRTANMDVLIALGSSTAYIYSVVVLFDLLASEGLYFDTAALILVFITLGNYLEARSKGQASEALRTLLEMEADTATLVADDGTEREVPIEDVEVGDWMKVRPGEQIPTDGVVVDGQSAVDESMVTGESVPVEKTEGDEVVGATINENGVLVVEATNVGEDTALQQIVQTVKEAQSRQPDIQNLADRISAYFVPAVILNALFWGVVWYFFPVTLAEFVGSLPLWGLVGGGPAALSAFEFAVVVFASSVLIACPCALGLATPAATMVGTTIGAQNGVLFKGGDVLERAKDVDTVVFDKTGTLTKGEMSLTDVVAFGDSGTALTDGGSHSPSDLASDGGAITARERPREDEVLRLAAAAESGSEHPLARAIVEGAQERGLAVPDATSFENVPGQGVRATVEGTDVLVGNRKLLRDAGIDPEPAAETMERLESEGKTAMLVARVRGSERSANRDASAETPRAGELLGVVADADTVKESAKDAVSTLRDRGAEVMMITGDNSRTARAVAEQVGIDPENVRAEVLPEDKSDAVEDIQADGRKAMMVGDGVNDAPALAVAYVGCAIGSGTDVAIEAADVTLMRDDPLDIVKAIRISEGTLAKIKQNLFWALGYNTAMIPLASIGLLQPVLAAGAMAFSSVSVLTNSLLFRQYTPDHDYELFGRFRR
- a CDS encoding amidohydrolase family protein — encoded protein: MYVIRNATLHTATDRGTVEGDLSIQDGKIVAVGDVDAPPEATEIDVDGAPVTPGLVDAHSHAGMAEWGEPEDGDINEGTDPVTPHVNALDGFHPRDEELKYAFQNGVTTVSARMGSGNVVGGVICSMKTYGDVADRMLVREDGMKAAMGENPKRFHGEQKDRQPATRPGVAATLRQALMDAEDYVAKREKAVEDGEPFDRDLGLENLARVVEGDLPLRVHAHRADDIMTVFRIAEEFGIDNISIEHATEGHLIAEEFVERDIPAVCGPSLYSGAKYELRNITFETPGILHEAGVNVAIQTDAPVLPQRHLDVCVGLAVREGLPEAAALDVVTRNPAEILGIEDRVGTLAEGTDADIVVWDGPFYQFDTSAQHVFVDGEHVFDRAEDAVDPREEWQW